CCCTCTTACACAGGGGAAAAAGAACTAGACATTGCCGCACGCTTGGTTTGCGGGCACAGCTTCCATGATTTTTGTCGGGTCGGGCAGGTTGAGATTATTCATCAGGTGAATAAAGTCTTGGCGATCGCCCTTGAGACGGGGGTTAAAGGCTTTTTCTTCGGCGATACTGGAAACCTGGTGTCCTCGGTAATCATGGCCTGGATAGACGAGGGTTTCAGGGGGGAGGCTGAATAATTTTTGGATCGAGTCGTAGAGAGTTCCCGCATCACCACTCTGAAAATCCGTCCGGCCACAGCCTCGAATAAATAGTGCATCCCCCGTAAAGAGGTGAGTACCATTGGCTAAAAAGGCCATGTGGCTATCAGTATGGCCTGGGGTGGCGATCGCCTGAATTTCAATGCGACCAACTGTTAGCACCTCTCCATCAGCAATGGAACGATCAGCGCAGGCGACCTCTGCCCCCTCAGGAACGACACCTAAACAGTGCGTTTCTTCCCGGAGCCGACTTGTGCCTGTCACATGATCTGCATGGACATGGGTTTCTAGGGAATATTTCAAGGTCAAACCCAACTCCCGTAGTAACTTGAGATCCCGCTCTACCTGTTCAATGACCGGATCAATCAAGACCGCTTCTTTACTGTCAAAATCGGCAACGAGGTAGGTGTAGGTATAGGTTTCGTGATCGAAAAGTTGACGAAAGAGCATGGTATCGAAGAACAGCAACTGAGTGACTAAGTCTGCCGTTAAATATCAATATATCACTAAAAAGTAATTTATGGATATATTTCTTCTGTTTTTCTTAAACTTGCGGGGTTAATTTTCTCTTGAAGGCACCGGGCAAATACCTATACTCATTGGTACAGGAACCTAAAAGTTCGGAACCAGTCCCCTTGGAGGAGAGAGAACGTGGGGTTTGTTACATTCAGAATCGCCATTCCCACCTATGGTAGACCTAAAGGAAAATCTTCAAGATTTTGATAAAAAATGGTCACTTTTCCTGTTTGATCTTTTGGGTGTGCTTTTTTTCCTCGCCCCGAAGGTACCTCTTCTGAGAGTGCTGCCGTCGTTCCACCATACAAAACTATGTTGATTAACCCCTTCCGCCGTACAGTCCAAAAACATCTCCAGGCCCAAGTGCGGCCGATGGACGTAACCAAAAATTGGACGCAACATCATCTCAGTCACTGGCTGAAATGGATGATGCCAGGGCTCTCGGTTAAACGTTGGCTTCTCATGAGCGCCCTAGGAGTGTTGTTTACGGTGTTGGGACTGGCAGTATGGCTCAATCTCACCCCAGTCTCTCGCCTCATGACCCTCGTGGGGATTTTCCTCCAGTGGTTATCGACAGTGATCCCCCGTAATATTTCTGGGCCAATTGCGATCGCCTTGGGTTTAGGTCTCATTTTTTGGGGACAAAACCGTACCTTTGGCGCCATAACCACGGCCCTGAATCCCGATGGGGATGAAGAGTTAATCGATATGCTCCATAACCATCGCCGCCTCAATAAAGGCCCAAAAATTGTCGCTATTGGTGGGGGCACGGGTTTATCTACCCTGCTGCGGGGGCTAAAGAAGTACAGTAGCAATATCACTGCCGTGGTGACCGTGGCCGATGATGGCGGTTCCTCCGGGCGACTACGTCGAGAAATTGGGGTATTGCCCCCCGGAGATATTCGGAACTGTTTAGCGGCTTTTGCTGACGAAGAAAAACTACTCACCGAGCTGTTTCAATACCGTTTCAAGGCCGGAGATGGTCTGGTGGGCCACAGCTTTGGTAATTTGTTTCTGACGGCGATGAGCGAGATTACCGGAGACTTAGAACAGGCAATCTTAGCAAGTTCTAAGGTGTTAGCGATTCAGGGGCAAGTGTTTCCAGCAACCCTCAGCGACATGAAACTATGGGCAAGGCTAGCCGATGGTCGTGTCATTGAAGGGGAATCGAATATTCCAGAAGCGGGAGGGCATATTGTTGAGATGGGCTGCACCCCTGCGAATCCCCCGGCATTACCCGCTGCGATTAAGGCGATTGAAGAAGCAGACTTTATCATTATGGGGCCGGGAAGCTTGTATACCAGTGTTATCCCCAATCTACTCGTGCCCGAAATCCGCGAGGCGATCGCCCGTAGCCGTGCCCCCAGGATTTATGTATGTAATATTATGACCCAACCGGGAGAAACCGATGGTTACACCGTCGCCGACCATATCAAGGCCATTGACCGCGCCTGCGGTAAAAAACTCTTTGATGCGGTCTTAGTACACCAGCGATCGCCCTCTGAAGAAGCTCTCCGTCAATATGCCCTGGAGCGCTCCCACCCCGTATTTCTCGACCGAGAAGAAGTGGCGAGACTGCGGCGACGGGTCGTCATCGCTAACATCATGGAAGAAGACCCTGACACAGGCTTTGTTCGCCACAATCACGAGCGTTTAGCCGCCCTTTTGGTGCGCTGGTCTAGTCGCGCCGCTGAAGTTCAAGCCAAAATGAGCAATATTTAACCAGCCACAATCGTTCGATTGCGTCCAGCCCGCTTCGCCTGGTATAGGGCTTGGTCTGCCTGAAAAATGAAATGTCCCATATCCCCCTGAAAATTAGGCTGGGTCACATGGATACCGATACTGACCGTCACATAGTTGCTAATGGTTGATTTAGGGTGGGGAATCTCCGCCTGGGCCACGGCCTGGGTCAGATCCTGGGCTACGGTTTCCGCCCCAGCGCGGTCTATATTAGTGAGCAGTAAAATAAATTCTTCCCCCCCATAACGGGCGGCTAAATCCGTGGTGCGTCGGGCCATGGAGTTAATAATTGCTGCGACTTTCTGGATACATTCATCCCCTTTTTGGTGGCCATAGTAGTCGTTATAGGCTTTAAAAAAATCGATGTCGATCATGATTAAAGCCAAAGGATAGTGGTATCGAAATGCCCGTTGCCATTCTTTCGTTAGGATGATGTCGAAAAAACGGCGATTAGCAATATTGGTCAGCCCATCTTGGTAGGAGAGTTCCTCGAGTTGTTGATTTAATCGCAAAATTTTTTTCTGGGCTTTTTTTAAAGCTTCGACTTGGGTCTGGAGTCGAATGGCAAACCATACGGCGATCGCCAAAACAATCGACAAAGACCCCCCTAAAATCAAGACCCCCAAAGTAAGGGGATGGGCTAATCGCTCCCATTGGGAGGTCTCAAAGAGCATCAGTTTCTTCGAAAAAAAAGCTTGCCACAGGACCACTGTCAACGTTAAACCCAACCATAACAAGGTGAGTGGGAAGAAGAAATCCGAAACTTTTTGGTGGATTTTGAGACTCAGTTCCCGTGCTTGAAGAATCAACATCAAACCCACCAGCATAAAACCACCGGAGGTGTGTAGCGCCATCTGGGTCAACTTTCCCCAACCATAGGCTGTTTCAATATTTGAGACATAGCCCAGGCCAGCAACAGTCCCTAAACCCATCACCCAGGCCCCGAAAAAACTGCCCCCCAACAAATTATGTCTGTACCCAGGATTTGCAATTAACAGTAGTGCTAAACCGCTCAACACAAAGCAGAGGGCCGTATTGGGGGCCATACGCCCTGGATGGGAAGTCGCGACGACAATATAGTGACGCATAAACAGCTCATCAAGGAAAAGATTTAGCCCAAATGCATATTCCATCAGGGTCACGCCCCCCAGAATCAGCACACAGATGGCTAAAGCGATCGCCACTTTTTTCTGCCATGACAGCAACAACAAACCAGTGCCCAACAGAACAAAGCCCAGGGCCGTGTTGAACTGCATCGGGACAAAAGTGGGATGGAGCTGAATTAAACTAGGGAGCCGCCAGTACCAACCCAACATCACGCTTAAGCCCAAGGTAGATACCAAGATGGCACACAGATAGATCAGGGGTGGGATGAAAGGGAATATTTTCATCGGTGCAGGGGATGAGCTTCAGAGAGGAAGGGCGAAAGCAAGCCACTCTATTTCTATTCTGGTCGGCGATCGCCCCAAACCTAGCAGGGAGATTCCCCTAAAGCTTCATAAATCGCCCAAATGCCCATGGCCCGAAGATAGTGACAAGCCCGGAATGTACCATTAGCGGTGATTGCTTCAGGGGTACGAAACTGTAAACCATTGTCATACACTTGGGTGACAACTGCTTCTACCATCCGTAAAGCTTCCGTTTTCATACCGTTGCGAATCATGAAAGCAGCGATCCCAAAGTTAATCCCTGTCCACACTTCCAGGGGGTGGGTATCATTTTCTTTTTCGGGAGAACCATCAGGATTCAAGCCGTTTGCTGCTCCAAATTGCCCCCCGTGGAATTTCTCAAAACAGGCTGAATAAATAGTTTTCAAGGTTGTCTGGGTGCGTTCCTGGGGATTCACATCGGGCAGTTGCAGTAGTTGGGCATAATACTGACCGCACAGCTGATCCGCCATCACCACCCGGGAATTACTTCCCGTATCTAAGGTGTAATAATTACCATTCCAGAGGCGTTCTTGGTAAAGGGGCCGGGCCTGGTCGAGCCAACTTTGGTAGGTGGCGATCGCCTGGGTAAACTCCGCTGGGGCCACTTGATTTTGGTGCTCCTCAAAGTGACTGGGGCGTTCTTGGAGAATTTTTGCCATGGCGATCGCCGCTTCTAGGGCCGCAATCCATAACCCGCCACAATAGGCACTGATCCCCTTGAGTTTCCAATCATCGAAGGTCTGATCCGGCGCACCACCATTTTCCGGGATGCCATCCCCATCCAGGTCAAAGGTTTTTAGATAATCCAACGCCATGACGATACTTTCCCAGCAACTCCAGAGAAATTCCGTATCCTCACTGCCCGTCATCACAAAATCCCGGTACACCTGCAAGACAAAATCTGATCCCAAATCCTTCCAGAGGTTGCAGTCCTGATAGGCAGTGTAATTGGTCGCTTCCCAAGGATGCTCGTTGGGGGCTCCCAGGTCATGGGGGGTTGCCCCGGCCACTTTGCGCGTTGCCATAGTTTTGTTGTAGCCGATCATGCGTTGCTTAACATCACTACTGGGAATCGCCCGGGCAAAGGCTTCGAGGACAGCTTTGTCTAATCGGGGCCAGAGCATCATCAGCGCAAAGGAGCCATACATCCGCACATCGAGGCTTTCGTACCAGCAATAATCTAAACATTCCAGCACCCCAAACTGCCCCACCGGATCATCCTCCGTCGCCGCCGTCCAGAGACTGCCCCCCTGGGCCAAGAGATACAGTTCATTAAACAGTGCCATCTTCAGCCAATCGGGAAGATCCGGGCGATCGAGGATCGGCTTTTGCCACTCGGCGATTCGTTCTTTCCAGAGATCGCTGTGTTTCATTGCCGTGCGAATCATCGTCCAGACATTATTGCCACTGCGACCAAAAAAGTCTGTGTAACGCCGGAAGTAGGTGATATTTTGGGCGAATTCCATGACCGGCAGATCCCAAGCCAGAAAAAAGGGAATCTTCTTGGTTTTTCCGGGACGGATTGTAAAGCGCACGGCGATCGCCCCGGCGATTTGTTCCCCAGGGGCCGCGGGGGTTTCATCTTCCACATCGGGTAAGGAGCCATTCCCCGCGAAATAATCCCACACATCGCGGCCATCTCCCACCGGATTCCAGCGGTTGTGATAGAAAACTTCCAAGGTCGGATTGGTCACCGTCGCAAAGCAAATCTGCCCTTCCCCCTCGCTGATTTCGTCGTGGGGACGCACCCGATTCAACAGGCAGCCTACCCGATAACGGTCTTGCACCCATTGGTTTAGGTTTCCGGTGCTGTCTCCCCAGCGGGATTGGTAGTCATAGACCGGAGAACCATCATCTCGCAATACCACCTCCGGTGCTTTGGTGGCCTTCGTGAACCAGCCCACCATATTCTGCCAGGTCATCATGATGCTAATCGTGATTGGCTTATCGGTGGGGTTATGGGCCGTCCATTCAAAAACAGCGATCGGGTAGCTGGTTTCCTGGTAGCTCTGGGCGATGATCGGCGAAAATTGCTCGCAGGTAATCTCTGCTTGGAAAACCCCTTCATACTTGTACCAACTGCGGGGATAGAGGGCAGCATAGGTGCCTTTTTCGGTGGGATACCACTGCCAACTGTCGAGGCTGCCATCTTCTGGGGCCATAGTACCCATGGCATAGGCTTGGGCAACTTCCCCTTCGGGTTGCTCAAAAACACTAAATTGACAAGCACCAGCATTGCGAAACGTGTGTTCCCCCGCGTCGAGATGCCACAGATTAAAGTCTCCCCTAGGCGATCGCCCAATACAACCTGCCCCGAATCCCCCTAAAGGCATCCCATGCCACGGGCCATCATCCAAATTACTGGCATAACGGACGGTATAGGGTTGATCCCAGCCCAAACCAATGGGACGTTTCCAGGCACAATCGGGGATGATGGGAGGTTCCGCAAACAGACTCATAGGGACGGGCCAATCTCGTAAATAAATACAGCCTTCAGTCTATCGCCTTTACCACCTCCGATCACAATTGCTGTTTCTCCCTCTAGGAAGTTTAAGAAACGCAAATTATCTAAAGAAAAATTTCTGGGTTGAACAAAACAATGAATGCTAACGTCGGAGGGAGAGCGTCAAAAAAGTTTTCTACCCATTTGCATCTTTTTAAAATCTTCTACGCATTTTGAGAGGGGAAGCAAAATGTTTCATATACGACATGCCTTATCTGTCGGGGCGATCGCCGCTAGTCTCACCTTGATCACCGGGGGCGTTTGGGCCGCAGAAAAACCCACAATCCAAATCGCCATTCTTCTCGATTCCAGCAATAGCATGGATGGCCTAATCGACCAGACCCGACGGCAGTTATGGACAGTGGTCAATGCCCTAACCGATGTGCGCAAAGATGGCGAACTGCCAAATCTGGAGGTGGCCCTGTACCACTACGGCAATGACTCACTGCCCGCCGATGAAGGCTTTAACCGCCAGCTTACGGATTTCACAACAGAGTTAGATGGGGTTTCGGAAGCGTTGTTTACCATCCGCACCAATGGCGGCCAGGAATACAGCGGCTGGGTCATTCAAGATGCAATTAATCAACTCAGTTGGGATAATGATCCGGACAATTTTCGAGCCATTTTTATTGCGGGGAATGAACCTTTTGACCAAGGACGCGTGAATTGGGCTGAGGCAGCAAACCTGGCCAAACGCGCAGATGTCCTCGTCAATACAATTTATTGCGGTAATGCCGAAAGTGTCGAGCGGGATCTATGGGCCGCTGGGGCAGAGCTAGCCAATGGTGCTAACTTCAACATCGATCAAGACCGGGCCGTGGTGATTTCACCAACCCCCTATGATGATGATATTCGCCGCCTTAACGACGAACTCAACCAAACGTATCTTCCCTATGGCGCTATGGGTGAGCAAGGTTTAGAGCGACAGTTAATGCAGGATGACAACGCCGGCGCCGCTTCGGTCTCCCGGAGCATTGCTAAAAGTTCTGCCTACTACCGCAATAGTTCTTGGGATCTTGTCGATGCGATCGCCGAAGCAGAAGTGAGCCTCGAAACCCTCGAAGAAACGGCTCTACCGGAGGAATTGCAGGGCTTAAGCTTGGCCGAACAGGAAGCCTACATCACCAATACCCAAGCAGAACGGGAAGACATTCAAGCCCAAATTCGTGACCTCACAGCCCAACGGGAAAGCTATCTCAGCACCTTACCCACCGATGAAGCGGCCAAAGATACCCTTGATTATGTGATGATCCAGGCCCTGCGGAGTCAACTGGCGCGCAAAGGATTTGTGCTACCCCGCTAAAATACCTCTGCGTCTTTGCAGTCGCTCACATTTGTCATCTTTGCCGATTCGCCACAAGTACGGGGGGTCGGAAATAGTTTGCCAGGATTGGCGAGGCCCTTGGGGTTAAAAGCATTGCGCACATAGCCCATGGTTTCTAGATCCGCATCATTGAACATATCTGGCATGTACATTTTTTTGTCAGCGCCAATGCCATGTTCTCCAGAAATACTACCTCCCTTCGCGACGCAGAGCTTGAGGATTTCGCCCCCGACTTTTTCTACAGCTTCTAAATCCCCAGGAATGGCGCTGTTGTAGAGGATTAGTGGGTGTAAGTTACCATCCCCTGCATGGAAGACATTGGCAATTTTGTATCCGTGGCGATCGCCAATCGCATTAATCTCGGTTAACACTTCAGCCAACTTCGTCCGGGGGATGACTCCATCTTGAACGAAGTAATCAGGGCTAATATTGCCCGCCGCCGCAAAGGCTGATTTACGCCCTTTCCAGAGTTTCATCCGAGTTTCTGCATCACTGGCACTCGTAATTTGCCGAGCTCCCTGGGCTAGGCAAATAGCCTTAATCCGTTCTTTTGTGGCGTGAATTTCTGCCGTCATCCCATCAATTTCGATCAACAGAATGGCCGCCGCATCACGGGGGT
The nucleotide sequence above comes from [Synechococcus] sp. NIES-970. Encoded proteins:
- a CDS encoding Zn-dependent hydrolase, which produces MLFRQLFDHETYTYTYLVADFDSKEAVLIDPVIEQVERDLKLLRELGLTLKYSLETHVHADHVTGTSRLREETHCLGVVPEGAEVACADRSIADGEVLTVGRIEIQAIATPGHTDSHMAFLANGTHLFTGDALFIRGCGRTDFQSGDAGTLYDSIQKLFSLPPETLVYPGHDYRGHQVSSIAEEKAFNPRLKGDRQDFIHLMNNLNLPDPTKIMEAVPANQACGNV
- a CDS encoding hypothetical protein (conserved hypothetical protein), with amino-acid sequence MLINPFRRTVQKHLQAQVRPMDVTKNWTQHHLSHWLKWMMPGLSVKRWLLMSALGVLFTVLGLAVWLNLTPVSRLMTLVGIFLQWLSTVIPRNISGPIAIALGLGLIFWGQNRTFGAITTALNPDGDEELIDMLHNHRRLNKGPKIVAIGGGTGLSTLLRGLKKYSSNITAVVTVADDGGSSGRLRREIGVLPPGDIRNCLAAFADEEKLLTELFQYRFKAGDGLVGHSFGNLFLTAMSEITGDLEQAILASSKVLAIQGQVFPATLSDMKLWARLADGRVIEGESNIPEAGGHIVEMGCTPANPPALPAAIKAIEEADFIIMGPGSLYTSVIPNLLVPEIREAIARSRAPRIYVCNIMTQPGETDGYTVADHIKAIDRACGKKLFDAVLVHQRSPSEEALRQYALERSHPVFLDREEVARLRRRVVIANIMEEDPDTGFVRHNHERLAALLVRWSSRAAEVQAKMSNI
- a CDS encoding sensory transduction system regulatory protein, translated to MKIFPFIPPLIYLCAILVSTLGLSVMLGWYWRLPSLIQLHPTFVPMQFNTALGFVLLGTGLLLLSWQKKVAIALAICVLILGGVTLMEYAFGLNLFLDELFMRHYIVVATSHPGRMAPNTALCFVLSGLALLLIANPGYRHNLLGGSFFGAWVMGLGTVAGLGYVSNIETAYGWGKLTQMALHTSGGFMLVGLMLILQARELSLKIHQKVSDFFFPLTLLWLGLTLTVVLWQAFFSKKLMLFETSQWERLAHPLTLGVLILGGSLSIVLAIAVWFAIRLQTQVEALKKAQKKILRLNQQLEELSYQDGLTNIANRRFFDIILTKEWQRAFRYHYPLALIMIDIDFFKAYNDYYGHQKGDECIQKVAAIINSMARRTTDLAARYGGEEFILLLTNIDRAGAETVAQDLTQAVAQAEIPHPKSTISNYVTVSIGIHVTQPNFQGDMGHFIFQADQALYQAKRAGRNRTIVAG
- a CDS encoding hypothetical protein (conserved hypothetical protein (DUF608)), which encodes MSLFAEPPIIPDCAWKRPIGLGWDQPYTVRYASNLDDGPWHGMPLGGFGAGCIGRSPRGDFNLWHLDAGEHTFRNAGACQFSVFEQPEGEVAQAYAMGTMAPEDGSLDSWQWYPTEKGTYAALYPRSWYKYEGVFQAEITCEQFSPIIAQSYQETSYPIAVFEWTAHNPTDKPITISIMMTWQNMVGWFTKATKAPEVVLRDDGSPVYDYQSRWGDSTGNLNQWVQDRYRVGCLLNRVRPHDEISEGEGQICFATVTNPTLEVFYHNRWNPVGDGRDVWDYFAGNGSLPDVEDETPAAPGEQIAGAIAVRFTIRPGKTKKIPFFLAWDLPVMEFAQNITYFRRYTDFFGRSGNNVWTMIRTAMKHSDLWKERIAEWQKPILDRPDLPDWLKMALFNELYLLAQGGSLWTAATEDDPVGQFGVLECLDYCWYESLDVRMYGSFALMMLWPRLDKAVLEAFARAIPSSDVKQRMIGYNKTMATRKVAGATPHDLGAPNEHPWEATNYTAYQDCNLWKDLGSDFVLQVYRDFVMTGSEDTEFLWSCWESIVMALDYLKTFDLDGDGIPENGGAPDQTFDDWKLKGISAYCGGLWIAALEAAIAMAKILQERPSHFEEHQNQVAPAEFTQAIATYQSWLDQARPLYQERLWNGNYYTLDTGSNSRVVMADQLCGQYYAQLLQLPDVNPQERTQTTLKTIYSACFEKFHGGQFGAANGLNPDGSPEKENDTHPLEVWTGINFGIAAFMIRNGMKTEALRMVEAVVTQVYDNGLQFRTPEAITANGTFRACHYLRAMGIWAIYEALGESPC
- a CDS encoding hypothetical protein (conserved hypothetical protein (Von Willebrand factor type A domain)) is translated as MFHIRHALSVGAIAASLTLITGGVWAAEKPTIQIAILLDSSNSMDGLIDQTRRQLWTVVNALTDVRKDGELPNLEVALYHYGNDSLPADEGFNRQLTDFTTELDGVSEALFTIRTNGGQEYSGWVIQDAINQLSWDNDPDNFRAIFIAGNEPFDQGRVNWAEAANLAKRADVLVNTIYCGNAESVERDLWAAGAELANGANFNIDQDRAVVISPTPYDDDIRRLNDELNQTYLPYGAMGEQGLERQLMQDDNAGAASVSRSIAKSSAYYRNSSWDLVDAIAEAEVSLETLEETALPEELQGLSLAEQEAYITNTQAEREDIQAQIRDLTAQRESYLSTLPTDEAAKDTLDYVMIQALRSQLARKGFVLPR